Proteins from one Amycolatopsis benzoatilytica AK 16/65 genomic window:
- a CDS encoding dihydrofolate reductase family protein, whose product MPDTTCHMSVSLDGFVAGPEQSRENPLGKRGLELHAWHLGDPRATEEDTAAIGWLMRPRGAYVMGRNMFGPIRGEWDEDWSGWWGAEPPYHAPVFVLTHHRHAPIEMEGGTTFHFVTEGFDAAYSAACEVAGDKGVDIAGGASTVRQALAAGVIDELTLDIAPVLLGSGERIFDGLDTFGFEPVEVLPSPLATHIRYRRAS is encoded by the coding sequence ATGCCGGACACCACCTGCCACATGTCGGTCTCGCTGGACGGCTTCGTCGCCGGGCCGGAGCAAAGCCGGGAGAACCCGCTCGGAAAGCGGGGACTGGAGCTGCACGCCTGGCATCTGGGCGATCCCCGGGCGACCGAGGAGGACACGGCCGCGATCGGCTGGCTGATGCGGCCGCGCGGCGCGTATGTGATGGGACGGAACATGTTCGGGCCGATCCGCGGAGAATGGGACGAGGACTGGTCGGGCTGGTGGGGCGCCGAACCGCCGTATCACGCGCCGGTGTTCGTGCTGACCCATCACCGGCACGCCCCGATCGAGATGGAAGGCGGCACGACATTCCACTTCGTCACCGAGGGCTTCGACGCGGCCTACTCGGCGGCGTGCGAGGTCGCCGGAGACAAGGGCGTGGACATCGCCGGCGGCGCCTCGACCGTCCGGCAGGCACTGGCCGCCGGGGTGATCGACGAGCTGACGCTCGACATCGCGCCGGTCCTGCTCGGCTCCGGCGAGCGGATATTCGACGGGCTCGACACGTTCGGCTTCGAACCGGTCGAGGTGTTGCCTTCGCCGCTGGCCACGCACATCCGGTACCGCCGCGCCAGCTGA